CGACGTTCGTGTTGGGGATCGCCCGAGCCCACGAGGAGGCGACATGCGGCGGAACGACCGAGCCACCGGCCACGAGTGCCGCGCCGAGCACGACCGCCAATCCGGCCCAGAAGAATGCGAGTCTGGCGGTGGTGCTCATGCGACCGGAACCATCTCCTATCGATACCCGGAGGGGGTATCTACGTCAGTATCTGTATACCCCCATGGGGTATTACTGTCAAGAGGTTGTTCCGGGGAGGACGGGCGGGCCGCTTTATCGTGGGACTCACCGGGTAGGTCAGCGATACAACCGAAGGGAGACATGATGACTGTCACCGTTGTCGATGCGGGACCCCGCCGGGTCAGCCGCAGTGTCGAGGTAGCCGCTCCGGTGGCCGAGCTGTTCGCCATCGCCGCCGATCCCCGGCGCCACCGCGAATTGGACGGATCGGGCACGGTGCGTGACAACATCAAGGTACCGGCGAATTTCGGTGTCGGGTCAAAGTTTTCGACCAAGATGAAGATGTTCGGTGTGCCATACCGCATTACCAGCACGGTAACCGAGCTCAAAACGAACGAAGTGGTGGAATGGCGTCATCCGCTGGGCCACCGCTGGCGATGGGAATTCGAGCCGCTCTCACCGACGCTGACCCGCGTCACCGAGACGTTCGACTATCACGACGCAGGTGCGATCAAGAACGGGCTGAAGTACTACGAGCGGATGGGTTTCGCGAAGGCCAACGGGTCGGGAATCGAGGCGACGCTGGCCAAGCTGCACGATCGCTACGCCGGGCGGTAGGTCACGACGGATCGGGGGCGTCCCAGGCCACCACGCCGGACACCCAATGGCTCAGTTGTTCCACTTGGTCATTGCGGTGCAGGTGGCGTGGCGGCGTCGCGTAGGTGGCGTACGGCCGACAGCGGATGACAACCCGGTTCTCCCGCTCCGACATTGCTTCGATGGCCGGGCGTGCCTCGTCGCCGAGGGGTTGACCGGACATTCGACCGGCGACCGCCATCATCACGTCAACGGCCAGGGTGCGGTCTGGATCGAGCGTCGCATCGGCGTAGACCTGTAGATAGGTGAAGGGCCACCGCTCGTCGAGTACGCACAGGCCAACCTTGCCGTCGCGTTCGACCACGCGGGCCTTGCCTCGGCCGGCCATGGTGGACACCAACAGCTCGTCGGCGTCGGTGGGGATGTAGTAGACGACCGACATCGCCGGACCGTCGCTGCGGCGACGGTAGCCGAACACGCAGGTGCGGTGCGTACGGACGAACTCGCGACGCTCGGACGGGAGCATGTCGCGGTCGGTCGGAGCGGTATACGGCGTTGGGGCCAGGGGGAGCAGCATGCGAAACATCCTTGCGATCAGCCCGCGGCGATCTTAGTGGTATCGGGAAACGTGCGGGAGAACTTCTGAGGCCAGCAGATGCAAACTGGCCCAGCCGTCTTCGACTGGAAATCCGCCGATGACTTCGGCGCGGTGAGCAAACTCATTGCCGCGCAACGGTTCTGCGCTTGCCACGCGTGAACAGCGTTCCGCTGATGAGCTGCTTGACTGAGTCCAGCGTGGCGTCGTAGGCCTCCGGTGACAGGCTGGCCGCCTGCTCCGAAAGGCCGCGCGTGAGCGCGCAGATGGCCTCCACCGCGGCCCCCGAGCCGGTGTCGGGGGACAGCAGCCCTTTTGCCTGGGCCTCGTCAACGATCTCGGTGACGACGTCGCGCAGCGCCCTGGAACCCGGGTATTTGGGACCACCCCGCCGCAATTGGGCAGTACTCTCGACGCGGATCGCCCGCAAGAACGCTGCCAGGTAGGGATAGTCGTATTTCAACTGCTTCGATGCTTCCAGCACCTTCCCGAGGCGGTCGATGGGGTCATCGGACAGCGCCGCGGCGGCCCGCAGCCGCGGCAGGACGATCTCCTCGATCTCCTCGCCGGTCGCTTTGAGCAGTTCGGACTTGTTCGGAAAGTAGTGATACAGGCTGCCGCTGGTCATTTCTGCTGCCCGGGCGATCTCGCGGATCGTCGCGTGTGAGTAGCCGACCTCAGCCACGCAGCGCATCGTTGCCACGATGATCCGCCGACGGGTTTCCTCGCCGCTGGCACCCACCGGCCGGCCCAATTGCGACCCGGACCGCGTCGTAACCGTCATGCCGCGCAGCGCCCGCCGTAGGGCTGTCCGTCATCCACCCCGCACCTCCGCGGATACCCAAAATAATCGATCACCCGAATATATTCGATGATGTGGATGCCCACGGTCGAAGGTGGGCAACATGGCAGTGAGGACACGATCACATGACCCGGACACAGCTGGGCCGGCCGGTGGGTGCCAGCGGCGAGGAAACCCGTCGGCGGATCATCGTGGCAACGATGCGCTGCGTGGCCAACAAGGGCTATTCACGAGCGACGATCCGCGAGATCGCCAGCATGGCGAATGTGACCAGCGCCAGCCTGTACAACTACTTTCCGAACAAGTCCGAACTGCTCAAGGCGACGATTGCGGCCCGCGCCGACGCCGCCATGCCACGGCTGCGTGATGCCGCGGCAGGGGCTGGCGACGTCGTCGACCGAATACAAGCGGTGCTCGACGAATGCGGTGATCTGATGCGTGAGTACCCCGACCTGGCCGCGTTCGAATGGGCGATCCGCGCGGAGAATGTCATCACCCTGGACGGGCGCGAGGCGGCCGAGAACTCCGGCCCCGAAGCGGAGCCGGAGTTCTCGACGTTCCGCGAAATCATCGAGGGCCTCGTTGACGACGCGCGCCGAAATGGCGAACTCGGGGAGCGCCACGATCGGCGGGGTGCGGTGGAAGCGATCTACGCGCTCATCTACGGGCTGACCGAGCTGGCCGCCACCTTGCCGCCGGATGAATACCAGGCCGCACTGAGGTCGGCCAAGGTATTGGTCGAAGGCGCACTGCTCGCTCGTTAGCTTTCCTTGGATCGCACCTGTTGATCCGCCCCGACAGGCGATCGTCTTGATGCAATCAATCGCTTGATTATAGAGTCATCACGAAGAGGGAGTCCAGAGCTTGACCGAGACCGTTCGCCTGGCGTTCGACATTGATGCACTGCGCCGGAAGTACGCGCAAGAGCGGGCCCGGCGATTGCGCCCCGATGGACTCGCGCAGTACGTGGAGATCGCGGACGAGTTCGCCCGGTACGCCGAGGATCCTTGGGTGGATCGCACATTCGAACGCGAGCCTGTCGCCGACGAAGTCGACGTGGCGATCGTGGGCGCCGGGTTTGGCGGGCTGTTGACGGCCGTGCGGCTACGCGAGCTGGGTATCGAAAATGTGCGGCTGATCGACAGGGCGGCCGACGTGGGCGGCACCTGGTACTGGAACCGCTATCCGGGAATCGCCTGCGATGTCGAGTCCTATGTCTATATCCCGTTGTTGGAGGAGCTGGGCTACCTCCCGGCGGAGAAGTACGCCAAAGGAGCGGAGATCTTTGCCCACTGCCGGCGGATTGCACAGCATTACGATCTGTACCGGAACGCGTGCCTGCAGACCGATGTTCACGAGATTGCATGGAATGCAATGGATTCCCGCTGGATCATCCGGAGCAACCACGGCGACGAGATGCGGGCCAAGTTCGTATCCATGGCCAACGGGTATCAAGCGAAGCCCAAGCTGCCCGGCATCCCCGGCATCGGTTCGTTTCGTGGTCACACGTTCCATACCAGCCGGTGGGATTACCGCTACACCGGCGAAAAGCTGGAGAACCTGGCTGGCAAGCGCGTCGGCATCATCGGCACCGGGGCAACCGCAGTCCAGTGTGTGCCGCACCTGGCCGCCGCAGCCCGGCAGCTCTACGTTTTCCAGCGCACGCCGTCGTCGGTCGACGTGCGGGCCAATAGGCCCACGGATCCACAGTGGGCCAACACATTACAGGCGGGCTGGCAGCGCAAGCGCATCCAGAACTTTCAGATCCTCACCGCCGGCGGTCAGGCGGAGGAAGATCTGGTCGCCGATGCCTGGACAAGCATCACCCGCAAGCTTCCGGTGATGCGCCATGACATCGACGGCTCGGGCAACCCCGAAGAGCGGACTCGCAGCATCGAACTTGCGGACTTCGCCAAGATGGAGGAGATCCGGGCACGGGTTGATGACATCGTGGCCGATCCCGCTACGGCGGAGGCGCTCAAACCCTGGTACGGCTACTTCTGCAAGCGGCCCTGTTTTCATGACGAGTATCTACAGACGTTCAACCGCGACAACGTCAGTTTGGTGGATACCCGCGGTCGCGGGGTAGACCGCATCACCGAGTCTGGCCTCGTCGTCGACGGACTGGCCTACGAACTCGACTGCCTGATCTTCGCCACGGGCTTCGAGGTGGGCACCGATTACTGCCGCCGTACCGGGTTCACGTTGATCGGCCGCGATGGTGTGACGCTGACCGATAAATGGCGGGACGGCGTGCGGACGTTCCAGGGCTTGTGCGCCAACGGCTTTCCGAACTGCTTCATCGAAAGCATTGCCCAGTCGGGTCTGACGGTGAACTTTCCGTACTTGCTCGACGTACAGGCAAGCCATGCGGCATGGATCATCGCGTGGGCACTGCGCCGGGGTGTCACCGAAATCGAAGCTTCGCGCAGCGCCGAGGCCGACTGGGTGGACCTGGTTTTGGCTCGCTCGGTCGCGACCGCCGAGCGAGCCAAGACCTGCACTCCCGGCTACTACAACCGGGAGGGAATGGCGGACGCCCGGACGCGACAGGGTAGCTTCTTCTTCGGCGGACCCACCGAGTACGCCGACATCTTGGAGACCTGGCGTGCTCAAGGGGGACTGGTGGGGTTCGAGATCCACGGCGGGCAGGCCGAGCCATGACAAGCCGGCCAGCCCGTCGGCGATACGGCATGGGCCGGTTAAGAGCGGCGACCCGGCGTCGCCGCGCACCGAAGGTAGCGATCATCGGCGCCGGGTTCGGCGGCCTCGGCGCGGCGGTGGCGTTGCGTCGAAGAGGCATCGACGACGTGGTGATCGTCGAGGGCGACGACGGAGTCGGGGGCACGTGGCGGCGCAACACCTATCCGGGCGCCGCCTGCGACATTCAGAGTCATCTGTACTCGTTTTCCTTTGCACCCAACAAATCCTGGAGCCGCACCTACGCTCGGCAGCCCGAGATTCTGGCCTACCTGGAGTCGGTGGCCGATGACTTCGATCTGCGCCGTCATCTCATGCTCGGCACCCGGGTGCATACGGCTCGTTGGAACGCGGACACCTGGCGATGGGATTTGCACCTGCACCGTGACGGTCAGGTCGAGATGCTCACTGTCGACGTCGTCGTCTGTGCCACCGGATTATTCGGGTCGGTGAAGCTTCCCGAGATAGCGGGGCTGACCGACTTTGACGGAGCCCTGATGCACACTGCGCAGTGGGATCACAGTGTGGACCTGGCGGGCGCGAACGTGGCGGTGATCGGCACGGGGGCCAGCGGGGTGCAAGTGGTTCCCGAGCTAACGAAAACCGCCCAACGGCTGACGGTGTTTCAGCGAACTCCGCCTTGGATGGTTCCCAAGGACGACCGCCCGTACAGCACAAGCGAATTGGCACGATTCCGGCGTAACCCGCTAGCGGTCCGCCGCACCCGCTGGCAGATCTGGAAGTTCCAGCACGACAACACCGGGACATTTGCCAACGACCCGGTGGTGGCCGCCCGCACGCACATCGCGGCCTCGTTCATCGAGCGCACGGTGCCCGACGAGCGGCTTCGCCGGGCGCTAACACCGGACTATCCGTTCCGCTGCAAGCGGGTACTGCTGGGCGACGAGTACTACCGCGCGCTGCAGCAGGGTCATGTCGAACTCGTCACCGACCCCATCGACCGGATCACCGCGACATCGGTCGTTACCGCTAGCGGTGCGTCCGATCGGGTCTTTGATGTCGATGCGATTGTGCTGGCCACTGGATTTGAGACGTCGCGTTACCTGTCGGGCATCGAGGTTATCGGCATCGGGGGTCGTCGCTTGCACGAGCACTGGGGGCCCGACCCCAGCGCGTATTTGGGCGTCGCTGTTGCCGGATTCCCAAATTTCTTTATGCTCTACGGTCCGAATACCAACCAAGCCGGCAACTCGATCGTCTACGTGCTCGAAGCCGGCGCGCGACTAGTGGCTAGCGCGGTAAGCCGGTTGGCACGTCGAGGTGGATACCTCCAAGTGCGTCCGGAGGTCGAAAGGCAATACAACGAACGGCTTTCCGAAGACCTGGAGCGCACCATCTGGACACGGTGTGACAGCTACTTCCGTTCGCCCACCGGCCGCATCGTCACTCAATGGCCGTACACCGAACTGGAATACGCTCGCCGCACGTGGCGGGTGCGGCCACGTGAGTGGATGCACCGAACTCGCGCGGTCCGATCGCTGGGACTAGTCAAGACCGAAATCGATGACGCCGCGGATCAGTTCGCCTGAAGCCAGAGCGGCGTAGGCGTCGTTGATGTCCTCGAGTCGATAGCGACGGGTGATCATTTCGTCGAGGAATAGCTGACCCGATTCGTAGAGCGTGGCCAAACGCCCAATGTCACGCCGAGGATTGCACGAGCCAAACACGGTGCCGCACAGAGTCTTGTTCATCAGTATGAAGTCTTGCAGGCCGACGGCGATCGAGTTTGTCGTCGGCGACGGCAGCCCGGTGAGAACACAGGTGCCGCCCTTACGGGTGAGGGCCAGGGCTGACCCGACGTCGTCCGCACCGATCATCGCGGGGCAGACGACGACCGCGTCGGCCATGACGCCACGGGTCAGCTCATGCACGATGTCGATCGCCTCGGACGCCGTCGTCGCGGTGTGCGTGGCGCCGAAGGCCGGGGCGGCCTGCCGCTTGAACTCGACTGGGTCGACCGCGACGATGCGGGCGGCGCCGCCGATGCGCGCGCCCTGGACCGCCGCGGTGCCGATGCCTCCCACGCCGATAACAACCACCGTGTCGCCATCGCGCACATTGCCACGATGCACGATCGAGCCGTATCCCGTCGGGACCGCGCACGCCAGCAGTGCGGCGGGCACCAACGGGAGACCCGGATCGATCTTGACCAGTGAATCCGCCGAGACGACCGTGTGTTCGGCGAATGCCCCAATCTTGGATATGTGCCCAAGGTTTCGTCCATCCACGGTGTGATGGCGAAACGTGCCGTCGGTCGGCATACCCGGTGCCAGCGTCCCAGCACCGGCGTCGCACAGATATTCCGTCCCCGTTTGGCACCACCGGCACTGCCCGCACACCGCGACAAATGACGTCACCACATGGTCGCCCGGCGCGAAGTGGGTGACCCCCGGGCCGACCTCGAGCACCACGCCGGAGCCTTCGTGTCCGCCGATCGTCGGCGACATGGCCGGCAACCCCAGGGAGCGCAGCGTGTCCGGAGGTGGGGCCAGCTTTCCCTGCCGGATGTGTTCGTCGGAGTGGCAGAGCCCAGTGGCGGCCAGTCGCACCAGAACCTCTCCGGTTCGTGGGGGATCCAGCTCAAAATCTTCGACGGTCCACGGATGGCCGTACTCGTAGAGGATGGCCGCGTGGCTCCGCATGGGTGCTGGCCCCCTCTGTCCTGACCCACCGCAACGACGGCGCCGAAAACGGCCCGAGGACGCACCGGCGGGACATACTATCAATCGATTGATTATATGCTTGGCGCATTGCCTGGTGGAAGGATAGCGATGTCGTACGTCGTCGCGGTTGCGGAGCTGTTGTCGTCGGCGGCGACGGATCTGGCCGGCATCGGCTCCGCGGTGAGCGCGGCGAATGCGTCGGCGGCGCTACCCACCACCGGGCGGCTGGCCGCTGCTGGCGACGAAGTGTCGGCGGCGGTGGCGGCGCTATTCGTCGGGCGCGCCAGGGAGTATCAGGAGCTGAGCGTTCGAGCCAGTGAGTTTCACCAGCAGTTTGTGCGCTCGTTGATGGCGAGTGCGGGGTCGTATGCGGCGGGCCAGGCCGGCGGCAACGGTGGTAGTGCGGGGTTGATCGGCAACGGCGGCGCCGGCGGGGAAGGCGGGTCGGGTCCCAACCCCGGTGCAGGAGGGGCCGGCGGCGCCGGTGGGCTTTTGGCCGGCCACGCCGGTTCCAGCGGTGCGCAGGGCACGTAGGTCGGCGGGCCGGGCGACCCGGGTGGGCCCGGCGAGCCGCCCGGACGGAACGCGGTTGACGCGGCCGGTGATGGTGACCTCGTTTCGTCCGACGGCGGACGAATCACGAATGGTTCGCTGGATGAGATCTCAGGCCTTGATGCCGGCATCAAGAATCCGAATGTCCTTTGGATGCATAACGATTCCCGCGACTCGGCGCGCATATTCGCGATCGACGCCCAGACCGGGCAAACGCTTGGCAGCTATACCCTGGGGGTGCCGGGGCGATCGACTGGGAGGATATGGCGGTCGCTACGGGTTCTGACGGCAAGTCCTGTATCCATGTAGGCGATATCGGTGACAACGGCGGATCGCGTAGCGACATCTGCATCTACCGCGTTCTCGAGCCGACCGTGACGGGCACCGCGACCAATCCGATGAACACCACGCTGAGCGGAGTCGAACAGCTGCGGGGGGCGCTACCCCAATGGCGAACGGATCAACTCCGAGGCGCTAGTCGTCGACCCACGGTCGGGCGACCTGCTGGTGGTGGAGAAGACCGATAACGATGTCTCCCGCGTGTTCTCGGCGCCGGCGAGCGCGTGGGGCAGCGGTGACGCGACACTGCAGCACGTTGCGACGCTGGATCTGTCGGACACCGACTCGCAGCTGGTTGCCGGCGCTGATTTCTCAGCCGGCGGTTCGCAGTTGGCGGTGCGCACCTATAACGATGTCCTGCTGTGGAACCGGGCCCCGAACAATAGTGCCTGGTCGCCGTTCGGTAAGGCAGCAGTTGCCGGGCCGGCTGTCGACGAACAGCAAGGCGAAGCGATCGCCTTCCATCCCGACGGACTCGGCTACGTGACGGTCAGCGAAGGGACTGGCCAAACCCTGCACCGTTACGACGTTCGGTGATCTGCCCGCGTGGTGCTGGCGGCACAGCCGAACCATGACGAAAGGCGTTGCGCAACAAGCGAGTCACCTGGGCGTTGGGTAGCTGCGGCGGTTCTGCCCTTGTCGTGAAACAGGATTGGGGCCAAGGCTAGAGCATTGCGAGGCCACCAAATGTGTGTGCCACTGTGACCTTGCCTATCACCCGCCAACCGTGACAAGGTTGCGGTTAGCAGCAAGACGGACGACCAGGAGGATCGCTCCCGTTGGGCTCCGAGGAGGCACATCCGCCCGCCGTGGCGACCGAGCCGCCCCCGGCTGTGGTGCGGAAAGCGATCGCCGCATCCGCGATCGGCAATGCAACCGAGTGGTTCGACTACGGCATCTACGCCTACGGGGTGACCTACATCTCCGCGCAGATATTCCCCGGGGACACCGGAACCGCCACCTTGCTCGCGCTGATGACGTTCGCCGTCTCGTTCCTGGTCCGGCCGCTTGGTGGACTCGTCTGGGGTCTGTTGGGGGATCGGCTGGGCCGCAAGCGTGTGCTTGCGGCCACCATTTTGGTGATATCCGGGGCAACCTTGTGCGTCGGGCTCGTCCCGAGCTACGCCACGATCGGGGTGTGGGCGCCGATCCTGCTGGCATTGCTGCGGATGGTGCAAGGGTTCTCCACCGGAGGCGAATACGGCGGGGCCGCGACGTTCATGGCAGAGTACGCGCCGAGCCGCCGGCGCGGTTTCCTCGGCAGCTTCCTCGAGTTCGGCACGCTGTCCGGATTCTCGCTCGGTGCGCTGCTGATGCTCGGATTCTCGGCGGTGCTCGGTGACGACCAGATGCACGCCTGGGGGTGGCGGCTGCCGTTCTTGGTCGCCGCGCCGCTCGGGCTCGTCGGGATCTACTTGCGCACGCGGCTAGCCGAGACCCCGATTTTCCGGGAGCTGGAGGCAAAGGGCGAGCAAGAGGACGAGACCGCTACCCAGTTCAAGGACCTGCTCGCCGGGTACTGGGGGCCGATTTTGCGGCTGGGTGGCTTGGCCGTCGCGTTGAACGTGGTGAACTACACCCTCCTCAGCTACATGCCGACGTACCTGCAGCGTGCCATTGGCCTGTCGGCCAGCGCGTCCTTAATCGGTCCGATAATCGGCATGCTAACGATGATGGTGCTGCTGCCGTTCGCCGGCCGGCTCTCCGATCGGATCGGGCGCAAGCCGCTGTGGTGGTTCTCGCTGGCGGGTCTTTTCCTTGCTGGTGTGCCGATGTTCCTGCTGATGGGCACCAGCCTGGCCGGCGCAGTGATCGGCTTCGCCGTCCTGGGTCTGCTTTATGTGCCGCAGCTGGCGACGATTTCGGCAAGCTTCCCGGCCATGTTTCCCACCCATGTGCGTTATGCCGGTTTCGCGATCGCGTACAACGTGTCCACCTCACTCTTTGGTGGCACTGCGCCTGCAGTCAACGAATGGCTCATCGGCAAAACCGGCGACGCGCTCGTCCCGGCGTACTACATGATGGCCGCCTGCGGGGTCGGCGCGCTCGCCCTGATAAAGGTTCCGGAGACCGCCCGGTGCCCGATCAACGGCAAGGCCATCCCAGGTTCCGCGGGCGCTCCGCCGCCGGTCGCCTACGACGATCCGGTCGCTCATCACCGGCATCCATCCGGCGCCCGAGCGGGTGGCCGTCGTCAAGACACAACGGCGTCCACGGCGTCCGCCCAGAGAGCGGCCGCTTCGTCAATCTCGTCGGCGGTCACGACAAGCGCCGGGATGAAGCGGACCACCTGACTCCACGCCCCGCAGGTCAGCAGCAGCAACCCGCGCCGGGCGGCCTCCCGCTGGGCGGCGGCAGCCGTGGTCGGGTCGGGCTTGCCATCGGCGTCACGAAACTCACTCCCGAGCATCAGACCGAGGCCGCGGACGTCGGTGATCTGCTGGTGCTTGCCCGAGACGGTCTGCAGCGCTTGCCTCAGCTGGGCGCCGCGGTTGGCCGAATTCTCGACCAATCGTTCATCCTCAATCACGTCGAGGGTGGCCAAGGCGGCGGCGCAGGCCACCGCGTTCGCGCCATAGGTGCCGCCTTGCGAACCTGGCCAGGCATGTTCCATCAGGGCCGACGATGCTGCCATCCCCGACAGCGGGAAACCAGATGCCAGCCCCTTCGCGGTGACCAAGATGTCGGGCAGGGCGTTGAAATGGTCACCACCCCAGAATTTTCCGGTCCGGCCGAACCCGGTCTGTACCTCGTCGAGCACCAGCAGGATGCCATGCGCATCGGCGCGCTCGCGCAGGCCGGCGAGGAACCGCTCATTGGCCGGCACGTACCCGCCTTCACCCAACACCGGCTCGACGAAGAACGCGGCCGTGTCGGCCGGCGCACTCACGGTCTGCAAAACGTAGTCGAGCTGAGCGAGCGCGAATTCGGTGGCCTGCTCGACCGGCCAGCCGAAGTGGCTGGGGTCGGGGAACGGCGACACGTGGATGCCACCCATCAGGGGACTGAATCCCGACCTGAACTTGGTGCTGGAGGTGGTCATCGACGCAGCGCCCACCGTCCTGCCGTGGAAACCGCCATGGAAGACGACGACGTTCGGGCGGCCCGTCGCCTGGCGGCTGAGCCGCAGGGCCGCCTCGATCGCCTCGCTGCCGGAGTTCGTGAAAAACACCCGGTCCAGATCCGGTGGAAGCACCTTGCCGAGCCGCTCTACCAAGGTAAGGAGGGGACGGTGCAGCACGGTGGTGTACTGCGCGTGGATCAGCGTCGCGACCTGCCGCTGCGCCGCTTCGACCACCCGGGGGTGGCAATGGCCGGTGCTCGTCACGCCGATCCCCGCGGTGAAGTCGAGGTATCTGCGGTCGTCTTCGTCGTAGAGCAGAACGCCATCACCACGTGCAGCGATCACACCGGTCGCCTGTTTCAGGATCTGCGAGAGTCCGGTCACGACCTCCCCTTGCTCGTAGATAGATTGATTGTCAACAATCAGGTTATCTAACGCGGGGCGCGGCGAGGAAAGGGACAACGAATGAGCGAGCGGGAGTCCGCAGTGGTAGACGCCGTGCAAAAGCGGCTCTTCATCGAGGGCAAGTGGGTCGATGCGGCGGACAACGGCACCTTCGACGTCGTCGACCCGGCGACCGGAACGAGATTGTGCGCGGTGGCCAACGCCACCCCCGCGGATGGCCGGGCCGCGTTGGAGGCCGCCGTTGCGGCGCAGCCGGCCTTTGGCGCGACCTCGCCGCGCGAGCGGGCCGACATGCTCGACGGGGCTTTCGAGTTGCTGCACGAGCGGATCGATGACCTCGCCCTGCTGATGACGCTTGAGATGGGCAAGCCGCTCGCGCAGTCCCGCGGTGAGATCGCTTATGCGGCGGAATTCTTCCGCCATTTCGCGGGTGAGGCGGTACGGATTGACGGCGGCTACCTGACCGCGCCGGCGGGCGGAGCGCGCCTGCTGATCGCTCGCCAGCCGGTCGGTCCCTGCCTGCTGATCACGCCGTGGAACTTTCCGATGGCAATGGGCGCGCGCAAACTTGCCCCCGCGATCGCGGCCGCCTGCACCAGCGTGATCAAACCTGCCCATCAGACGCCGCTGTCAATGCTGGCGCTGATGGGCATCCTGACCGAGGTCGGTGTGCCGGCTGGCACGGTCAACTGCGTCACGGCGATGAACGCGGGCGCGGTGATCGAGCCGCTGATCCGGTCCGGTCTGGCGCGCAAGCTCTCTTTCACCGGCTCCACCCGGATCGGCCGGATGCTGCTCGAGCAGTGTGCGGAGAAGATCCTCCGGACTTCGCTCGAGCTCGGCGGCAATGCCCCGTTTATCGTGTTCGAGGACGCGGACCTCGACGAAGCCGTCGACGGCGCGATCGCCGCCAAGATGCGCAACATGGGCGAGGCCTGCACCGCGGCCAACCGGATATTTGTGCACTCCTCGATCATCGACGAGTTCGGGCGTCGTCTGGCCGCGCGGATGGCAGCGATGCCGGTCGGCCGCGGGACGGATGAACGGGTTCAGGTTGGACCGCTGATCGACCTGGCCGCACTGCAGAAGGTCCAGTCCCTGGTCGCCGACGCGGTTAGGCACGGCGCGACGGTGCTGACCGGGGGATCAGCGACCCCAGGCAGCGGGTACTTCTACCCGCCGACGGTGCTCACCGGCGTACCCCAGGACGCCGCGATGGCCGACCGGGAGATCTTCGGCCCGGTAGCTCCGCTCATCCCGTTCGACGCAGAAGCCGAGGTGGTCGCCGCGGCCA
The nucleotide sequence above comes from Mycobacterium decipiens. Encoded proteins:
- a CDS encoding SRPBCC family protein → MTVTVVDAGPRRVSRSVEVAAPVAELFAIAADPRRHRELDGSGTVRDNIKVPANFGVGSKFSTKMKMFGVPYRITSTVTELKTNEVVEWRHPLGHRWRWEFEPLSPTLTRVTETFDYHDAGAIKNGLKYYERMGFAKANGSGIEATLAKLHDRYAGR
- a CDS encoding pyridoxamine 5'-phosphate oxidase family protein → MLLPLAPTPYTAPTDRDMLPSERREFVRTHRTCVFGYRRRSDGPAMSVVYYIPTDADELLVSTMAGRGKARVVERDGKVGLCVLDERWPFTYLQVYADATLDPDRTLAVDVMMAVAGRMSGQPLGDEARPAIEAMSERENRVVIRCRPYATYATPPRHLHRNDQVEQLSHWVSGVVAWDAPDPS
- a CDS encoding TetR/AcrR family transcriptional regulator — encoded protein: MTVTTRSGSQLGRPVGASGEETRRRIIVATMRCVAEVGYSHATIREIARAAEMTSGSLYHYFPNKSELLKATGEEIEEIVLPRLRAAAALSDDPIDRLGKVLEASKQLKYDYPYLAAFLRAIRVESTAQLRRGGPKYPGSRALRDVVTEIVDEAQAKGLLSPDTGSGAAVEAICALTRGLSEQAASLSPEAYDATLDSVKQLISGTLFTRGKRRTVARQ
- a CDS encoding TetR/AcrR family transcriptional regulator, with the translated sequence MTRTQLGRPVGASGEETRRRIIVATMRCVANKGYSRATIREIASMANVTSASLYNYFPNKSELLKATIAARADAAMPRLRDAAAGAGDVVDRIQAVLDECGDLMREYPDLAAFEWAIRAENVITLDGREAAENSGPEAEPEFSTFREIIEGLVDDARRNGELGERHDRRGAVEAIYALIYGLTELAATLPPDEYQAALRSAKVLVEGALLAR
- a CDS encoding flavin-containing monooxygenase, translating into MTETVRLAFDIDALRRKYAQERARRLRPDGLAQYVEIADEFARYAEDPWVDRTFEREPVADEVDVAIVGAGFGGLLTAVRLRELGIENVRLIDRAADVGGTWYWNRYPGIACDVESYVYIPLLEELGYLPAEKYAKGAEIFAHCRRIAQHYDLYRNACLQTDVHEIAWNAMDSRWIIRSNHGDEMRAKFVSMANGYQAKPKLPGIPGIGSFRGHTFHTSRWDYRYTGEKLENLAGKRVGIIGTGATAVQCVPHLAAAARQLYVFQRTPSSVDVRANRPTDPQWANTLQAGWQRKRIQNFQILTAGGQAEEDLVADAWTSITRKLPVMRHDIDGSGNPEERTRSIELADFAKMEEIRARVDDIVADPATAEALKPWYGYFCKRPCFHDEYLQTFNRDNVSLVDTRGRGVDRITESGLVVDGLAYELDCLIFATGFEVGTDYCRRTGFTLIGRDGVTLTDKWRDGVRTFQGLCANGFPNCFIESIAQSGLTVNFPYLLDVQASHAAWIIAWALRRGVTEIEASRSAEADWVDLVLARSVATAERAKTCTPGYYNREGMADARTRQGSFFFGGPTEYADILETWRAQGGLVGFEIHGGQAEP
- a CDS encoding flavin-containing monooxygenase, which encodes MTSRPARRRYGMGRLRAATRRRRAPKVAIIGAGFGGLGAAVALRRRGIDDVVIVEGDDGVGGTWRRNTYPGAACDIQSHLYSFSFAPNKSWSRTYARQPEILAYLESVADDFDLRRHLMLGTRVHTARWNADTWRWDLHLHRDGQVEMLTVDVVVCATGLFGSVKLPEIAGLTDFDGALMHTAQWDHSVDLAGANVAVIGTGASGVQVVPELTKTAQRLTVFQRTPPWMVPKDDRPYSTSELARFRRNPLAVRRTRWQIWKFQHDNTGTFANDPVVAARTHIAASFIERTVPDERLRRALTPDYPFRCKRVLLGDEYYRALQQGHVELVTDPIDRITATSVVTASGASDRVFDVDAIVLATGFETSRYLSGIEVIGIGGRRLHEHWGPDPSAYLGVAVAGFPNFFMLYGPNTNQAGNSIVYVLEAGARLVASAVSRLARRGGYLQVRPEVERQYNERLSEDLERTIWTRCDSYFRSPTGRIVTQWPYTELEYARRTWRVRPREWMHRTRAVRSLGLVKTEIDDAADQFA
- a CDS encoding Zn-dependent alcohol dehydrogenase, which gives rise to MRSHAAILYEYGHPWTVEDFELDPPRTGEVLVRLAATGLCHSDEHIRQGKLAPPPDTLRSLGLPAMSPTIGGHEGSGVVLEVGPGVTHFAPGDHVVTSFVAVCGQCRWCQTGTEYLCDAGAGTLAPGMPTDGTFRHHTVDGRNLGHISKIGAFAEHTVVSADSLVKIDPGLPLVPAALLACAVPTGYGSIVHRGNVRDGDTVVVIGVGGIGTAAVQGARIGGAARIVAVDPVEFKRQAAPAFGATHTATTASEAIDIVHELTRGVMADAVVVCPAMIGADDVGSALALTRKGGTCVLTGLPSPTTNSIAVGLQDFILMNKTLCGTVFGSCNPRRDIGRLATLYESGQLFLDEMITRRYRLEDINDAYAALASGELIRGVIDFGLD